The following proteins come from a genomic window of Iamia sp. SCSIO 61187:
- a CDS encoding maleylpyruvate isomerase N-terminal domain-containing protein, with protein sequence MRLGEAPVRDVRSLLTAGRADLVAVLDALDDTAWAAPTEAGHWRVGDVARHLLDDDLGLLSRQRDGDRSGLIPVDGPPEAFVAALDAKNERWVVGAAGLSRRVVTDLLRWSGAEVDRHLATVDLGAPSHVSWAGGAAPRWLDVARELTERWVHGRHIADAVGRPPPEGADPVRAEVLRTFAWAVPAQLGPAPERTTVGVALGDQWWTVRRDADGWDLDEGRPAAPSATLALDAETAWRQLTGLAVAPAAVRTTGDPDLVASLLAVRSIIV encoded by the coding sequence GTGCGGCTGGGTGAGGCACCGGTGCGCGACGTGCGGTCGCTGCTCACGGCCGGGCGGGCCGACCTGGTGGCCGTGCTCGACGCCCTCGACGACACGGCGTGGGCGGCGCCGACCGAGGCCGGCCACTGGCGGGTGGGCGACGTGGCCCGACACCTCCTCGACGACGACCTCGGCCTCCTGTCCCGCCAGCGCGACGGAGACCGGTCGGGCCTCATCCCCGTCGACGGTCCGCCCGAGGCGTTCGTCGCCGCCCTCGACGCCAAGAACGAGCGCTGGGTCGTCGGCGCCGCCGGGCTGAGCCGCCGGGTCGTGACCGACCTCCTGCGCTGGTCCGGAGCCGAGGTGGACCGCCACCTGGCCACCGTCGACCTCGGCGCGCCGTCCCACGTGAGCTGGGCCGGCGGCGCCGCCCCCCGATGGCTCGACGTGGCCCGGGAGCTGACCGAGCGGTGGGTCCACGGCCGCCACATCGCCGACGCCGTCGGCCGGCCGCCACCCGAGGGCGCCGACCCGGTCCGGGCCGAGGTCCTGCGCACCTTCGCGTGGGCCGTGCCCGCCCAGCTGGGCCCGGCACCGGAGCGGACGACCGTCGGCGTGGCGCTCGGCGACCAGTGGTGGACGGTGCGCCGGGACGCCGACGGCTGGGACCTCGACGAGGGACGGCCGGCCGCCCCCTCGGCGACCCTGGCGCTCGACGCCGAGACGGCCTGGCGCCAGCTGACGGGCCTGGCGGTGGCGCCCGCCGCCGTCCGCACCACCGGCGACCCCGACCTGGTCGCCTCCCTGCTCGCCGTGCGCAGCATCATCGTCTGA
- a CDS encoding heme o synthase yields the protein MTPPAHGAAAVSPLPGRGAAVPSRLRVVAGPATPVDGGGQPAEAPAPTRSKAAAYLALTKPRIIELLLVTTVPVQVVATRGLPSGWLVLWTVLGGALAAGGANTFNMVVDRDIDRLMERTKKRPLVTGEITPRAAMVFALTLEVAAFALLWGAVNLLSAVLAVSATLFYVFVYTLWLKRTSTQNIVIGGAAGAVPTLVGWSSVTGSLGWAPWILFAVIFVWTPPHFWCLAVRYRDDYAAADVPMLPVVSSMRAVTVRIIAYTALLWALTLVFAPVADMGALYLVAAVVLGAAYLGLTVQLHRTPDAAKAMRLFHWSITYVTLLFGAMALDQLLAGAA from the coding sequence GTGACCCCGCCCGCCCACGGTGCCGCTGCCGTCTCGCCCCTGCCGGGGCGCGGCGCCGCGGTCCCCTCGCGGCTGCGGGTCGTCGCCGGGCCGGCGACGCCCGTCGACGGCGGTGGTCAGCCCGCCGAGGCGCCGGCCCCGACCCGGTCGAAGGCCGCCGCCTACCTCGCCCTGACCAAGCCGCGCATCATCGAGCTGCTCCTGGTCACCACGGTCCCGGTCCAGGTCGTGGCCACCCGGGGCCTGCCCAGCGGGTGGCTGGTGCTCTGGACCGTGCTCGGCGGCGCCCTCGCCGCCGGCGGGGCCAACACCTTCAACATGGTGGTGGACCGCGACATCGACCGGCTGATGGAGCGGACCAAGAAGCGCCCGCTGGTCACCGGCGAGATCACGCCCCGCGCCGCCATGGTGTTCGCCCTGACCCTCGAGGTCGCCGCCTTCGCCCTGCTGTGGGGTGCCGTCAACCTGCTCTCGGCCGTGCTCGCGGTGTCGGCCACCCTCTTCTACGTCTTCGTCTACACGCTCTGGCTGAAGCGGACGTCGACCCAGAACATCGTCATCGGCGGGGCCGCCGGAGCCGTCCCCACGCTGGTGGGCTGGTCGTCGGTGACCGGGTCGCTGGGCTGGGCGCCGTGGATCCTGTTCGCCGTCATCTTCGTGTGGACGCCGCCCCACTTCTGGTGCCTTGCCGTCCGCTACCGGGACGACTACGCCGCCGCCGACGTCCCCATGCTCCCCGTGGTGTCGAGCATGCGCGCCGTCACCGTGCGGATCATCGCCTACACCGCTCTGCTCTGGGCCCTCACCCTCGTCTTCGCCCCGGTGGCGGACATGGGAGCCCTCTACCTCGTCGCCGCCGTGGTGCTCGGCGCGGCCTACCTCGGGCTCACCGTGCAGCTCCACCGCACGCCCGACGCGGCCAAGGCCATGCGCCTGTTCCACTGGTCGATCACCTACGTCACCCTGCTGTTCGGGGCCATGGCCCTCGACCAGCTGCTGGCCGGTGCGGCGTGA
- a CDS encoding heme A synthase translates to MDRAPALSPTSYRRITSVALWSLVVIVVTGAGVRLTGSGLGCSSWPGCEPGQFVPHGESSWNPWIEFANRMITGAVSVAVALAVLGSLRRVPRRRDLTLLSWGLVAGVLAQIVLGAVVVRMHVHPITVQGHFLVSAVLVANAVVLHHRASRPDGDDGRPERAYALAGPAVVRLGRATIAMAAAVMLAGTVVTGTGPHAGDEEAERLEWLSVRGVAMIHSAVTWVFLAVLVALLVRMRREMVGPTGMERATALLTVVVLQGGLGYLQYATGVPELLVGLHVLGSMLVWAATLRLYLTLTEPLPARLPPLGSAALDPSAAVPAGG, encoded by the coding sequence ATGGACCGCGCCCCCGCCCTCTCTCCCACCAGCTACCGGCGCATCACGTCCGTCGCGCTCTGGTCCCTGGTCGTCATCGTGGTCACCGGGGCCGGGGTCCGGCTGACCGGCTCGGGGTTGGGATGCTCGTCGTGGCCGGGCTGCGAGCCGGGGCAGTTCGTGCCCCACGGGGAGTCGTCGTGGAACCCCTGGATCGAGTTCGCCAACCGGATGATCACCGGTGCGGTGTCGGTCGCCGTGGCCCTCGCCGTCCTCGGCTCGCTGCGCCGGGTGCCCCGCCGGCGCGACCTGACCCTCCTGTCGTGGGGGCTGGTGGCGGGCGTCCTGGCCCAGATCGTCCTCGGCGCCGTCGTCGTGCGCATGCACGTCCACCCCATCACCGTGCAGGGCCACTTCCTCGTCTCGGCGGTCCTCGTGGCCAACGCCGTCGTCCTCCACCACCGCGCCTCCCGGCCCGATGGTGACGACGGCCGGCCCGAGCGGGCCTACGCCCTGGCCGGGCCGGCGGTGGTGCGCCTCGGGCGGGCGACCATCGCCATGGCGGCGGCGGTCATGCTGGCCGGGACCGTGGTCACCGGCACCGGCCCCCACGCCGGCGACGAGGAGGCCGAGCGGCTCGAGTGGCTGTCGGTGCGGGGCGTCGCCATGATCCACAGCGCCGTGACGTGGGTGTTCCTGGCGGTGCTCGTCGCCCTGCTCGTGCGCATGCGGCGCGAGATGGTCGGGCCCACGGGGATGGAGCGGGCCACCGCCCTGCTGACCGTCGTGGTCCTCCAGGGCGGTCTGGGGTACCTGCAGTACGCCACCGGGGTGCCCGAGCTGCTCGTCGGCCTGCACGTCCTGGGGTCGATGCTGGTGTGGGCGGCGACGCTGCGGCTCTACCTGACCCTGACCGAGCCCCTGCCCGCCCGGCTCCCGCCGCTCGGGTCCGCCGCGCTCGACCCGTCGGCCGCCGTCCCCGCGGGAGGCTGA
- the coxB gene encoding cytochrome c oxidase subunit II: MTPTSDRTGDRMSFLRRARSAAPLLAVAVVAFLGACAKDAPQDTLAPEGPNARLIDNLSDPVFAVAGVVFVVVLLGAVVIGMKFKARDDEHFDDMPGQIHGNNALEIGWTIVPALILVGIGVFSVFAIFELNEDPPEDAVSVQVIGHQWWWEYRYDMDGNGDYDDPEDIVTANDLVIPVGEEVALEITSRDVIHSFWVPKLNGKRDAVPNRSHPWTLEADEPGEYIGQCTEFCGLSHAEMRIKAIAVERDRFDEWVTEQQAEAETYAEDDTSEAAEGYRVFTGQLCASCHLVEGVNDDTFSDEDIPEFNRGIMGGPGTITDPALQASRHAPNLTHLMSRTTFAGAKFDLRRDTEECEEMGIDWADTEEGLEMCLDRGALEAWLRNPPAEKAMQAEEVPGRSPRRGMPNLQLTEDQIDQLIAYLVTLK, translated from the coding sequence GTGACCCCCACCTCTGACCGCACGGGAGATCGCATGTCGTTCCTGCGCCGGGCCCGGTCGGCCGCGCCGCTGCTGGCCGTCGCCGTCGTCGCCTTCCTCGGGGCGTGTGCGAAGGACGCCCCCCAGGACACCCTCGCCCCCGAGGGCCCGAACGCCCGCCTCATCGACAACCTCAGCGACCCGGTGTTCGCCGTCGCCGGCGTGGTGTTCGTGGTCGTCCTGCTCGGCGCCGTCGTGATCGGCATGAAGTTCAAGGCTCGCGACGACGAGCACTTCGACGACATGCCCGGCCAGATCCACGGCAACAACGCCCTCGAGATCGGCTGGACCATCGTCCCCGCCCTGATCCTCGTCGGCATCGGCGTGTTCAGCGTCTTCGCCATCTTCGAGCTCAACGAGGATCCGCCCGAGGATGCCGTGTCGGTGCAGGTCATCGGCCACCAGTGGTGGTGGGAGTACCGCTACGACATGGACGGCAACGGGGACTACGACGATCCCGAGGACATCGTCACCGCCAACGACCTCGTCATCCCGGTCGGCGAAGAGGTCGCCCTCGAGATCACCTCTCGCGACGTCATCCACTCCTTCTGGGTGCCCAAGCTCAACGGCAAGCGCGACGCCGTGCCGAACCGCAGCCACCCCTGGACGCTCGAGGCCGACGAGCCCGGCGAGTACATCGGCCAGTGCACCGAGTTCTGCGGGCTCTCGCACGCCGAGATGCGGATCAAGGCCATCGCCGTCGAGCGGGATCGCTTCGACGAGTGGGTCACCGAGCAGCAGGCCGAGGCCGAGACCTACGCCGAGGACGACACCAGCGAGGCGGCCGAGGGCTACCGGGTCTTCACCGGCCAGCTGTGCGCCAGCTGCCACCTGGTCGAGGGGGTCAACGACGACACCTTCTCCGACGAGGACATCCCCGAGTTCAACCGTGGGATCATGGGCGGGCCGGGGACCATCACCGACCCGGCCCTGCAGGCCAGCCGGCACGCGCCCAACCTCACGCACCTGATGAGCCGCACGACCTTCGCCGGCGCCAAGTTCGACCTGCGACGCGACACCGAGGAGTGCGAGGAGATGGGCATCGACTGGGCCGACACCGAGGAGGGGCTCGAGATGTGCCTCGACCGGGGTGCCCTCGAGGCCTGGCTCCGGAACCCCCCGGCCGAGAAGGCCATGCAGGCTGAGGAGGTCCCCGGCCGCAGCCCCCGCCGGGGCATGCCCAACCTCCAGCTCACCGAGGACCAGATCGATCAGCTGATCGCCTACCTGGTCACCCTGAAGTAG
- a CDS encoding TetR/AcrR family transcriptional regulator translates to MSSPTDSRETPGRPPREETRQRLLDAAYQTFCEVGFQATTIEEVCRRAGFTRGAFYSNFTSLDELLLALWERTIDVTVGLIREQVATVDREGRPFEQAIESLIAMRAPDRAWFVLSTEFLLHSLRTPGLQERVEQHRARFREELRRGVAELLAAQGRRPPPGIDVDTFTQLLIAGHLGCQHVNATGTGDTELPVAMLRALVAGCEVVDDPVDLTEG, encoded by the coding sequence ATGTCGTCACCGACCGACAGCCGGGAGACGCCGGGACGGCCCCCCCGGGAGGAGACGAGGCAGCGCCTGCTCGACGCCGCCTACCAGACCTTCTGCGAGGTCGGGTTCCAGGCCACCACCATCGAGGAGGTCTGCCGGCGCGCCGGGTTCACGCGGGGCGCGTTCTACAGCAACTTCACCAGCCTCGACGAGCTCCTGCTGGCCCTGTGGGAGCGCACCATCGACGTCACCGTCGGGCTCATCCGGGAACAGGTCGCCACCGTGGACCGGGAGGGGCGCCCGTTCGAGCAGGCCATCGAGTCGCTCATCGCCATGCGGGCCCCGGACCGGGCCTGGTTCGTGCTGAGCACCGAGTTCCTCCTCCACTCGCTGCGCACACCCGGTCTGCAGGAGCGGGTCGAGCAGCACCGGGCCCGGTTCCGCGAGGAGCTCCGGCGCGGCGTGGCCGAGCTGCTGGCCGCCCAAGGGCGCCGCCCGCCCCCGGGCATCGACGTCGACACCTTCACCCAGCTGCTGATCGCCGGGCACCTCGGGTGCCAGCACGTGAACGCCACCGGGACCGGTGACACCGAGCTCCCCGTGGCCATGCTGCGGGCCCTGGTGGCCGGGTGCGAGGTGGTGGACGACCCGGTCGACCTGACCGAGGGCTGA
- the clpS gene encoding ATP-dependent Clp protease adapter ClpS, whose translation MSETAPLEVMEPDLDQDVELDRPWQVIVWDDPVNLMQYVAWVFRKLFGFSKDKANHLMLQVHHEGRAVVSSGPREKAELDVFRLHEHGLWATMEQQP comes from the coding sequence ATGTCCGAGACCGCGCCCCTGGAGGTCATGGAGCCGGACCTCGACCAGGACGTCGAGCTCGACCGGCCGTGGCAGGTGATCGTGTGGGACGACCCGGTCAACCTCATGCAGTACGTGGCGTGGGTGTTCCGCAAGCTGTTCGGCTTCTCCAAGGACAAGGCCAACCACCTGATGCTCCAGGTCCACCACGAGGGCCGGGCCGTCGTCTCGTCCGGACCCCGGGAGAAGGCCGAGCTCGACGTGTTCCGCCTCCACGAGCACGGGCTGTGGGCCACCATGGAGCAGCAGCCGTGA
- the ctaD gene encoding cytochrome c oxidase subunit I, whose product MTTTSPETISAGGPLALPSGEETRRNPLGVFARPTATEGWRSWITTVDHKRIGIMYGVSSIFFLVIGGIEALLIRAQLAAPDGQVLSADAYNQVFTMHGTTMIFLAVMPLGAAFMNYLIPLQIGARDVAFPRLNALSFWVFLGGGIVLNSSWLLGGGADGGWFNYAPNNGVTYSPSRGIDFWNMGLMLTGIASLVGAINLITTCLNMRAPGMKLFRMPVFTWMSLVTQFLLLFAIPVLTAAQFLLMFDRLFGARFFDVDAGADPLLWEHLFWIFGHPEVYIMILPAFGIISEIIPVFSRKPIFGYPFMVFSGIAIGFMGWGVWAHHMFASGIGPLSVAAFSVSTMFIAVPTGVKIFNWLATMWGGRLRFSAPMLYSVGLVTMFTIGGLSGVTHAVAAADTQQTDTYYIVAHFHYVLFGGALFGFIGGWYFWWPKVFGHYLNDRVGKVNFWILLVGFNLTFGPMHILGLQGMPRRTYTYRDGYGFNLWNMVSTIGAFIIAVSFLIFFWNIVRSYRAHKANPVAMPADPWDSRSLEWSIPSPTPPHNFDISPTVHRLDDFWHRKYQENAQGKLVRVATSEEIAQKGDATGVHLPSPSYWPLVISVGLPLVAWGLIFSLWLCLPGGLLVVAGIYGWVLEPATEPGDHHGHEDHGPTTTDDAGDAEATADAPAEEAAPVD is encoded by the coding sequence ATGACCACCACGTCACCCGAGACCATCAGCGCCGGCGGACCGCTGGCCCTCCCCTCCGGGGAGGAGACCCGCCGCAACCCGCTCGGCGTGTTCGCCCGCCCCACCGCCACCGAGGGGTGGCGCAGCTGGATCACGACGGTCGACCACAAGCGCATCGGCATCATGTACGGGGTCTCGTCGATCTTCTTCCTGGTGATCGGCGGCATCGAGGCCCTCCTGATCCGGGCCCAGCTGGCGGCCCCCGACGGCCAGGTCCTGTCGGCCGACGCCTACAACCAGGTCTTCACCATGCACGGCACCACCATGATCTTCCTGGCGGTGATGCCCCTCGGGGCGGCGTTCATGAACTACCTGATCCCGCTCCAGATCGGCGCCCGCGACGTTGCCTTCCCGCGGCTCAACGCGCTCAGCTTCTGGGTGTTCCTCGGCGGTGGCATCGTGCTGAACTCGTCGTGGCTGCTCGGCGGCGGCGCCGACGGCGGCTGGTTCAACTACGCCCCCAACAACGGCGTCACCTACTCGCCGTCGCGCGGCATCGACTTCTGGAACATGGGCCTGATGCTCACCGGCATCGCCTCGCTGGTCGGTGCGATCAACCTCATCACCACGTGCCTGAACATGCGGGCGCCCGGCATGAAGCTGTTCCGCATGCCGGTGTTCACCTGGATGAGCCTGGTGACGCAGTTCCTGCTGCTGTTCGCCATCCCGGTGCTGACGGCGGCGCAGTTCCTGCTCATGTTCGACCGGCTCTTCGGCGCCCGGTTCTTCGACGTCGACGCCGGCGCCGACCCGCTCCTGTGGGAGCACCTGTTCTGGATCTTCGGGCACCCGGAGGTCTACATCATGATCCTGCCGGCGTTCGGCATCATCTCCGAGATCATCCCGGTGTTCAGCCGCAAGCCCATCTTCGGCTACCCGTTCATGGTCTTCTCGGGCATCGCCATCGGGTTCATGGGCTGGGGCGTGTGGGCCCACCACATGTTCGCCTCCGGGATCGGCCCGCTCTCGGTCGCCGCCTTCTCGGTGTCGACGATGTTCATCGCCGTGCCGACGGGCGTGAAGATCTTCAACTGGCTGGCCACCATGTGGGGCGGCCGGCTGCGATTCAGCGCACCGATGCTGTACTCGGTGGGCCTCGTCACGATGTTCACCATCGGTGGCCTGTCGGGCGTGACCCACGCCGTCGCCGCCGCGGACACGCAGCAGACCGACACCTACTACATCGTCGCCCACTTCCACTACGTCCTGTTCGGCGGCGCCCTGTTCGGCTTCATCGGCGGCTGGTACTTCTGGTGGCCCAAGGTGTTCGGCCACTACCTGAACGACCGCGTCGGCAAGGTCAACTTCTGGATCCTGCTCGTCGGGTTCAACCTGACCTTCGGCCCGATGCACATCCTCGGCCTGCAGGGGATGCCCCGCCGGACCTACACCTACCGGGACGGCTACGGCTTCAACCTGTGGAACATGGTGAGCACGATCGGTGCCTTCATCATCGCCGTCTCGTTCCTGATCTTCTTCTGGAACATCGTCAGGTCGTACCGCGCCCACAAGGCCAACCCGGTGGCCATGCCGGCGGACCCCTGGGACTCCCGCTCGCTCGAGTGGAGCATCCCGTCGCCGACCCCGCCCCACAACTTCGACATCTCCCCGACAGTCCACCGACTCGACGACTTCTGGCACCGCAAGTACCAGGAGAACGCCCAAGGCAAGCTCGTCCGGGTGGCGACCTCCGAGGAGATCGCCCAGAAGGGCGATGCGACGGGCGTGCACCTGCCGTCGCCGTCGTACTGGCCGCTGGTCATCTCGGTCGGCCTGCCCCTCGTGGCGTGGGGCCTGATCTTCAGCCTGTGGCTGTGCCTGCCCGGCGGTCTCCTGGTCGTGGCCGGCATCTACGGCTGGGTGCTCGAGCCGGCCACCGAGCCCGGCGACCACCACGGTCACGAAGACCACGGTCCGACGACCACCGACGACGCGGGCGACGCCGAGGCGACAGCCGACGCTCCGGCCGAGGAGGCTGCCCCCGTTGACTGA
- a CDS encoding DUF2017 family protein: MARKPVARKRDGTYVLRLDDAMTGLLTALVDQLDPLLDDPSADRGLRRLFPPAHTDDVLAEAAWEIEQGGRLRDARRAALEVVRTAGGEPLTEDQLVAWVQGVNALRLVLAERLDVDGDEEHEATTLERAWAVAQDPTADPARRDEAVRLVHMWQVYEVLGYLLHHAVEALD, from the coding sequence GTGGCCCGCAAGCCGGTGGCCCGCAAGCGCGACGGGACCTACGTGCTCCGCCTCGACGACGCCATGACCGGGCTGCTCACCGCCCTCGTCGACCAGCTGGACCCCCTTCTCGACGACCCGTCGGCGGACCGGGGGCTGCGCCGCCTCTTCCCCCCGGCCCACACCGACGACGTGCTGGCCGAGGCGGCGTGGGAGATCGAGCAGGGCGGGCGGCTCCGCGACGCCCGGCGCGCCGCCCTCGAGGTGGTGCGCACCGCGGGCGGCGAGCCGCTCACCGAGGACCAGCTCGTGGCGTGGGTCCAGGGCGTCAACGCCCTCCGCCTGGTGCTGGCCGAGCGGCTCGACGTCGACGGCGACGAGGAGCACGAGGCCACCACGCTGGAGCGGGCCTGGGCCGTGGCCCAGGACCCCACCGCCGACCCCGCCCGCCGCGACGAGGCCGTGCGCCTGGTCCACATGTGGCAGGTCTACGAGGTGCTCGGCTACCTCCTCCACCACGCCGTCGAGGCGCTCGACTAG
- a CDS encoding cytochrome c oxidase subunit 3, whose product MSTATVAHDEAAYDLVPEDLAPGVARPRVLLVGTALAAGAIIVLFAALIGMYLRVRHGVITGPAVDGVDPVWFADGQTIPLTPANVAMATMLLSCVSMQWAVQAVKDDDRRNALFALVLTVLFGGAVINATSFLYSQSGFTVSAEATNPAGLLFYAVTGSHLALIVGALLFAVIMTVRTLGGEYGSHNREGIVAASLIWYLTTGIMLVIWYAVYVTK is encoded by the coding sequence ATGTCCACGGCAACTGTGGCCCACGACGAGGCCGCCTACGACCTGGTCCCGGAGGACCTCGCCCCCGGCGTGGCCCGGCCCCGGGTGCTGCTCGTCGGCACCGCCCTCGCCGCCGGCGCCATCATCGTCCTCTTCGCCGCCCTGATCGGCATGTACCTCCGGGTGCGCCACGGGGTCATCACCGGCCCCGCCGTCGACGGCGTCGACCCGGTGTGGTTCGCCGACGGCCAGACCATCCCGCTCACGCCGGCCAACGTGGCCATGGCCACCATGCTCCTGTCGTGCGTCAGCATGCAGTGGGCCGTGCAGGCCGTGAAGGACGACGACCGACGCAACGCCCTGTTCGCGCTGGTCCTCACCGTGCTCTTCGGCGGCGCGGTCATCAACGCCACCTCGTTCCTCTACTCGCAGTCCGGCTTCACCGTCTCCGCCGAGGCGACGAACCCGGCCGGGCTGCTCTTCTACGCCGTGACCGGCAGCCACCTGGCCCTCATCGTCGGGGCGCTGCTGTTCGCGGTGATCATGACCGTCCGCACGCTCGGCGGTGAGTACGGCAGCCACAACCGCGAGGGGATCGTGGCCGCCAGCCTCATCTGGTACCTGACGACGGGGATCATGCTCGTCATCTGGTACGCCGTCTACGTGACCAAGTAG
- a CDS encoding cytochrome c oxidase subunit 3, with protein MTDLSLSKGDADAAALEQASEARAAHGAGVAYADGEDHDHTLTNTGISNPKLAMWVFLGSECLLFGGLISTFLLYKRNNLAGGPTPQELYDIELTSISSFVLLMSSLTMVLAVSAIQRGEHQRLRLWLVTTAILGAVFISGQVYEFQVFVKEGMGFTTNSASSAFFALTGFHGVHVTLGIVMLLSAVMMSLRGRIPQARAEAVEIVGLYWHFVDVVWVLIFTIVYLIP; from the coding sequence TTGACTGACCTCTCACTCTCCAAGGGCGACGCCGACGCGGCGGCGCTCGAGCAGGCCTCCGAGGCCCGCGCCGCCCACGGTGCGGGTGTCGCCTACGCCGACGGCGAGGACCACGACCACACGCTCACCAACACCGGCATCAGCAACCCCAAGCTCGCGATGTGGGTCTTCCTGGGGTCGGAGTGCCTGCTGTTCGGCGGGCTCATCTCGACCTTCCTCCTCTACAAGCGCAACAACCTGGCCGGCGGGCCCACCCCGCAGGAGCTCTACGACATCGAGCTGACCTCGATCTCGTCGTTCGTGCTGCTCATGTCGTCGCTCACGATGGTGCTCGCGGTCTCGGCCATCCAACGCGGTGAGCACCAACGCCTGCGCCTCTGGCTGGTCACCACGGCCATCCTCGGCGCAGTCTTCATCTCCGGCCAGGTGTACGAGTTCCAGGTGTTCGTGAAGGAGGGGATGGGCTTCACGACCAACTCGGCCAGCTCGGCCTTCTTCGCCCTCACCGGCTTCCACGGCGTCCACGTCACGCTCGGCATCGTCATGCTGCTGTCGGCGGTGATGATGTCGCTCCGGGGCCGGATCCCGCAGGCCAGGGCCGAGGCGGTCGAGATCGTCGGGCTCTACTGGCACTTCGTCGACGTGGTGTGGGTGCTGATCTTCACCATCGTCTACCTGATCCCCTGA
- a CDS encoding cbb3-type cytochrome c oxidase subunit I: protein MATPRGLAGVLGSSDHKVVGRLYVGAALLLGLISGVAGILGGIDRIDGTFGNTILDGDTAPQVISFHATSATLLFLLPALLGLAMVVVPLQVGARAIAFPRAAAASFWTFLFGAGLTVTAYAIDGGPGGGRADAVDLWAASTGLTIVGLLLGSICVATTVLAVRAEGMSLERVPMLAWSLLCSTVIWLLTLPVMLALLIILYVDHRNGQQFLGGLGPDMAEQVAWLGRQPQVYAAAIPVLGVVLDAAATAGRTRLPNRGAAMGAIGAFAVLGIGAFALTAISPEVAQQPVTKGMALLAPLPVLAVLGLVGLSLRGGRPRPTSGLVGGVLATLVLLLATLVGAATAFEGALELAGTQWVTAQSHLTLVAATIALVAGLYHWSTKVLGRVATEAAGRTAPLVLALGALVLAVPEALSGLLGEGDEAVTGIEAMNAVAVAGAGLVLLGGLLAVAGLAGRPGRDEPADPWGGHTLEWATASPPPFANFDGPVPAVTSAEPLLAPTTPDDEDGA, encoded by the coding sequence GTGGCCACCCCGCGCGGCCTGGCCGGGGTCCTCGGCTCGTCCGACCACAAGGTCGTCGGCCGGCTCTACGTCGGCGCCGCCCTGCTCCTGGGCCTGATCTCCGGCGTCGCCGGGATCCTCGGGGGCATCGACCGCATCGACGGGACGTTCGGCAACACGATCCTCGACGGCGACACCGCCCCCCAGGTGATCAGCTTCCACGCCACGTCGGCCACGCTCCTCTTCCTGCTCCCCGCCCTGCTGGGTCTGGCCATGGTGGTCGTCCCGCTGCAGGTGGGCGCCCGGGCGATCGCCTTCCCCCGGGCCGCGGCGGCCTCGTTCTGGACCTTCCTCTTCGGTGCCGGCCTCACCGTCACCGCCTACGCCATCGACGGCGGGCCCGGTGGCGGTCGCGCTGACGCCGTCGACCTGTGGGCCGCCTCGACCGGGCTGACGATCGTCGGCCTGCTGCTCGGGTCGATCTGCGTGGCCACCACCGTGCTGGCCGTCCGGGCCGAGGGCATGAGCCTCGAGCGGGTGCCCATGCTCGCCTGGTCGCTGCTGTGCTCCACCGTGATCTGGCTGCTGACCCTGCCGGTGATGCTGGCGCTGCTGATCATCCTGTACGTCGACCACCGCAACGGCCAGCAGTTCCTCGGCGGGCTCGGCCCCGACATGGCCGAGCAGGTCGCCTGGCTGGGGCGCCAGCCGCAGGTCTACGCCGCCGCCATCCCGGTGCTCGGGGTGGTGCTCGACGCCGCCGCCACCGCCGGCCGGACCCGTCTCCCCAACCGGGGGGCGGCGATGGGCGCCATCGGCGCGTTCGCGGTCCTCGGCATCGGCGCCTTCGCCCTCACCGCCATCTCCCCGGAGGTGGCCCAGCAGCCCGTCACCAAGGGCATGGCCCTCCTCGCGCCCCTGCCGGTCCTGGCCGTGCTCGGGCTGGTCGGCCTCAGCCTCCGGGGCGGCCGGCCCCGGCCCACCAGCGGCCTCGTCGGCGGCGTCCTCGCCACCTTGGTCCTCCTGCTCGCCACGCTCGTCGGCGCCGCCACCGCGTTCGAGGGGGCGCTCGAGCTGGCCGGCACCCAGTGGGTCACCGCCCAGTCGCACCTCACGCTCGTCGCCGCCACCATCGCCCTCGTGGCCGGCCTCTACCACTGGTCGACCAAGGTCCTCGGCCGGGTCGCCACCGAGGCGGCCGGCCGCACCGCACCGCTCGTCCTCGCCCTCGGCGCCCTGGTCCTGGCCGTGCCCGAGGCCCTGTCCGGCCTCCTCGGCGAGGGCGACGAGGCCGTCACCGGGATCGAGGCCATGAACGCGGTGGCCGTGGCCGGCGCCGGGCTCGTCCTGCTCGGTGGGCTGCTGGCCGTCGCCGGCCTGGCCGGCCGCCCGGGCCGCGACGAGCCCGCCGACCCGTGGGGCGGCCACACCCTGGAGTGGGCCACCGCCTCGCCCCCTCCGTTCGCCAACTTCGACGGCCCGGTCCCGGCCGTCACCTCGGCCGAGCCGCTGCTCGCCCCGACGACTCCCGACGACGAGGACGGCGCCTGA